The following are encoded together in the Cynocephalus volans isolate mCynVol1 chromosome 4, mCynVol1.pri, whole genome shotgun sequence genome:
- the MMP13 gene encoding collagenase 3, with the protein MLPGVLAAFLFLSWTQCWSLPLPSGDDDDDVSEEDLQFAEQYLKSYYHPLNPAGILKKTAVSSMVDRLREMQSFFGLEVTGKLDDNTLDVMKKPRCGVPDVGEYNVFPRTLKWSKMNLTYRIVNYTPDMSHSEVEKAFKKAFKVWSDVTPLNFTRLHDDVADIMISFGTKEHGDFYPFDGPSGLLAHAFPPGPNYGGDAHFDDDETWTSSSKGYNLFLVAAHEFGHSLGLDHSKDPGALMFPIYTYTGKSHFMLPDDDVQGIQALYGPGDEDPNPKHPKTPDKCDPSLSLDAITSLRGETMIFKDRFFWRLHPQQVDVELFLTKSFWPELPNRIDAAYENPSRDLIFIFRGRKFWALNGYDILEDYPKKISELGFPKEVKKISAAVHFEDTGKTLFFSGNQVWRYDDTNHIMDKDYPRLIEEDFPGIGDKVDAVYEKNGYIYFFNGPIQFEYSIWSNRIVRVMPANSLLWC; encoded by the exons ATGCTCCCAGGTGTCCTGGCTGCCTTCCTCTTCTTGAGCTGGACTCAGTGTtggtccctgcccctgcccagtggtgacgatgatgatgatgtgtcTGAGGAAGACCTCCAGTTTGCAGAG CAATACCTGAAATCATACTACCATCCTCTGAATCCCGCGGGAATCCTGAAGAAGACTGCAGTAAGCTCCATGGTTGACCGGCTCCGagaaatgcagtctttttttGGCTTAGAGGTGACTGGCAAACTTGACGATAACACCTTAGATGTCATGAAAAAACCAAGATGTGGGGTCCCTGATGTAGGGGAATACAATGTTTTCCCTCGAACTCTCAAATGGTCCAAAATGAATTTAACATACAG AATTGTGAATTATACCCCTGATATGTCTCATTCTGAAGTGGAAAAGGCATTCAAAAAAGCCTTCAAAGTGTGGTCCGATGTGACACCTCTGAATTTTACCAGACTTCATGATGACGTTGCTGATATCATGATCTCTTTTGGAACTAAAG AGCATGGTGACTTCTACCCATTTGATGGGCCCTCTGGTCTGCTGGCTCATGCTTTTCCTCCTGGACCAAATTATGGGGGAGATGCCCATTTTGACGATGATGAGACCTGGACAAGTAGTTCCAAAG gCTACAACTTGTTTCTTGTTGCTGCCCATGAGTTTGGCCACTCCTTAGGTCTCGACCACTCCAAAGACCCGGGAGCACTCATGTTTCCCATCTACACCTACACTGGCAAAAGCCACTTTATGCTTCCTGATGATGATGTTCAAGGAATCCAAGCTCTCTATG GTCCAGGAGATGAAGACCCCAACCCTAAACATCCTAAAACGCCAGACAAATGTGACCCCTCCTTATCTCTTGATGCCATTACCAGTCTCCGAGGAGAAACAATGATCTTTAAAGACAG ATTCTTCTGGCGCCTTCATCCTCAGCAGGTTGATGTGGAGCTGTTTTTAACAAAATCATTTTGGCCAGAACTTCCCAACCGCATTGATGCTGCATATGAGAATCCTTCTCGTGACCTTATCTTCATCTTTCGAG GTAGAAAATTTTGGGCCCTTAATGGTTATGACATTCTGGAAGATTATCCCAAAAAAATATCTGAATTGGGATTTCCAAAAGAGGTGAAgaaaattagtgcagctgttcaCTTTGAGGATACGGGCAAGACTCTCTTCTTCTCAGGAAACCAGGTCTGGAG gtATGATGATACTAATCATATTATGGATAAAGACTATCCCAGACTCATAGAAGAAGACTTCCCAGGAATTGGTGATAAAGTAGATGCTGTCTACGAGAAAAATG gataTATCTATTTTTTCAATGGACCCATACAGTTTGAATACAGCATCTGGAGTAACCGTATTGTTCGAGTCATGCCAGCAAATTCCCTATTGTGGTGTTAA